One window of Pedobacter faecalis genomic DNA carries:
- a CDS encoding adenylosuccinate synthase, which translates to MTQVDVLLGLQWGDEGKGKIVDVLSPQYDLIARFQGGPNAGHTLEFDGKKFVLNTIPSGIFNEKTMNLIGNGVVIDPIILKKELDKLKDAGHDPVAKGKLVIARKAHLILPTHQLLDAANEQKMGKNKIGSTLKGIGPTYMDKTGRNGLRVGDTTLPDFRERYDRLVEKHKEMLAHYDFQYDLSEKEAAFFEAIEFIKQIPHVDSEHYVNGYLREGKTVLAEGAQGTLLDVDFGSYPFVTSSNTTTAGACTGLGIAPNSIGHVYGIFKAYCTRVGGGPFPTELDDETGETLRSVGHEFGATTGRARRCGWIDLPALKYAIMLNGVTELIMMKADVLDGFEKIYVCTHYEHDGQVIDYMPYDITSIKPVPVLKEIDGWKTDVTSITSVDEIPAKLSEYISYLERELAVPIRFLSVGPDRKQTLQLT; encoded by the coding sequence ATGACGCAAGTAGATGTGCTTCTTGGCCTGCAATGGGGCGACGAAGGCAAAGGTAAGATTGTTGATGTATTAAGTCCGCAATATGATTTGATCGCTCGTTTCCAAGGTGGACCAAACGCTGGCCATACGCTGGAATTTGATGGTAAAAAATTTGTATTAAATACCATTCCATCTGGTATTTTCAATGAAAAAACCATGAATCTGATCGGCAACGGCGTTGTTATTGATCCCATTATCTTAAAGAAGGAACTTGACAAGTTAAAGGATGCCGGACATGACCCGGTAGCCAAAGGTAAGCTTGTAATTGCGCGGAAAGCGCACCTTATATTGCCTACTCACCAGCTTCTTGATGCGGCTAACGAGCAGAAAATGGGCAAAAATAAAATAGGTTCGACCTTGAAAGGCATAGGCCCTACTTATATGGACAAAACCGGAAGAAACGGGCTTAGGGTTGGTGATACTACCCTGCCGGATTTCAGGGAGCGCTATGACAGGCTTGTAGAAAAGCATAAAGAAATGCTTGCTCACTATGATTTCCAATATGACCTGAGTGAAAAAGAAGCCGCGTTTTTTGAAGCTATTGAGTTTATTAAACAGATACCTCATGTAGACAGCGAGCATTACGTAAATGGTTACTTGAGAGAGGGCAAAACTGTATTGGCTGAAGGCGCACAAGGTACCTTGCTTGATGTGGATTTTGGATCGTATCCATTTGTGACATCGTCTAACACAACAACCGCAGGTGCCTGTACTGGCTTGGGTATTGCGCCTAACAGTATTGGTCATGTTTACGGTATCTTTAAGGCGTACTGTACGCGTGTAGGCGGGGGACCTTTTCCAACCGAACTTGATGATGAAACCGGCGAGACCTTACGCAGTGTAGGCCACGAGTTCGGTGCTACTACCGGGAGAGCACGTCGTTGTGGATGGATTGATTTGCCGGCGTTGAAGTATGCAATTATGCTAAATGGCGTAACGGAATTGATCATGATGAAGGCCGATGTTCTTGACGGCTTCGAGAAAATCTATGTTTGTACGCATTATGAACATGATGGACAGGTTATCGATTATATGCCTTATGACATCACCTCGATTAAACCTGTACCTGTATTAAAGGAAATCGACGGTTGGAAAACCGATGTAACGTCGATTACCTCAGTGGATGAAATACCAGCGAAATTGTCGGAGTATATCAGCTATCTGGAGCGTGAACTCGCGGTACCGATCCGGTTCCTTTCCGTGGGGCCTGACCGGAAACAGACCCTGCAATTGACATAA